A portion of the Rhinolophus sinicus isolate RSC01 linkage group LG03, ASM3656204v1, whole genome shotgun sequence genome contains these proteins:
- the SLC51B gene encoding organic solute transporter subunit beta, giving the protein MDHGEGVTQALGGTAVPQELLEEMLWVFRVEDASPWNISIFVLMGLVIVISIVLLERSIKANRNQKMQPSEKQTPEALHLAEAGTKDDNSLNILRETLLSEKLNVDPVEVELKERGAPQALLTDPQGSESENADQCPMSLAAEMKELPAN; this is encoded by the exons ATGGACCACGGTGAGGGAGTTACCCAAGCCCTGGGTGGCACTGCAGTGCCTCAGGAGCTGCTGGAAGAAATGCTTTGGGTGTTTCGGGTAGAAGATG CTTCTCCttggaatatttccatttttgtcttgATGGGCTTGGTGATCGTGATAAGCATCGTCCTCCTGGAAAGGAGCATCAAGGCAAACAG aaatcaaaagatgcagccatcagaaaaacaaactccAGAAGCCCTACATTTGGCGGAGGCCGGAACCAAAGATGACAACAGTCTGAACATTCTAAGAGAGACATTGCTCTCAGAAAAGCTCAATGTGGACCCGGTGGAAGTTGAATTAAAAGAGAGGGGTGCGCCACAGGCTCTCCTCACAGACCCACAAGGATCTGAGAGTGAGAACGCAGACCAGTGCCCCATGTCATTAGCAGCTGAAATGAAAGAACTGCCAGCAAACTAA